A single window of Drosophila suzukii chromosome 3, CBGP_Dsuzu_IsoJpt1.0, whole genome shotgun sequence DNA harbors:
- the LOC108013439 gene encoding alanine--glyoxylate aminotransferase 2-like, with translation MPFANEQLNLVASEQLSKSETIQLRNQHIGQACQLFYRSDPLKIVRGQGQYMFDEEGTRYLDCINNVAHVGHCHPEVVRAGALQMATISTNNRFLHDELVQCARTLTSKMPEPLSVCFFVNSGSEANDLALRLARNFTKRQDVITLDHAYHGHLQSVMEVSPYKFNQPGGEVKPDYVHVAPCPDIYGGKFTDKMYPDADMGALYAQPIEEICQKQLAKGQGVAAFIAESLQSCGGQILPPAGYFQAVYEAVRSAGGVCIADEVQVGFGRVGSHYWAFETQNVIPDIVCVAKPMGNGHPVGAVVTTPEIAKAFHATGVAYFNTYGGNPVSCAIANAVMRVIDQEGLQQNALVLGDYLLEECNRLKQDFECIGDVRGAGLFVGIELVQSREERIPDKKAAHWVVNRMKQLHRVLVSSDGPNDNVIKLKPPMCFSRENADEFLLAFRECLTAVMQDRLTSAASAAMAATSGVIATAAETLANKTKLFERQDRLIKSV, from the exons atgcCTTTCGCAAACGAGCAACTTAACTTGGTGGCCAGCGAGCAGCTAAGCAAATCGGAGACCATCCAGCTGCGCAACCAGCACATCGG GCAAGCCTGTCAGCTTTTCTATCGTTCTGACCCCCTGAAAATTGTACGCGGCCAAGGTCAATATATGTTCGATGAGGAGGGCACCCGGTATCTGGACTGCATCAACAATGTTGCTCATG TGGGTCATTGTCATCCTGAGGTGGTTCGTGCTGGAGCCCTGCAGATGGCCACCATCTCGACCAATAACCGCTTTCTCCACGATGAGCTGGTCCAATGTGCCCGTACTCTGACCAGCAAAATGCCGGAGCCATTGTCCGTGTGCTTCTTCGTCAATTCCGGATCGGAGGCCAATGACCTGGCCCTTCGTCTGGCACGTAACTTTACAAAGCGCCAGGATGTCATTACTCTTGACCA TGCCTACCATGGTCACTTGCAGTCGGTGATGGAGGTGTCACCATACAAGTTCAACCAGCCTGGTGGCGAGGTCAAGCCCGACTACGTGCATGTGGCTCCGTGCCCGGATATCTATGGCGGCAAGTTCACCGACAAGATGTATCCGGATGCGGATATGGGTGCACTGTATGCCCAGCCCATTGAGGAGATCTGCCAGAAGCAGTTGGCCAAGGGCCAGGGCGTGGCAGCCTTCATTGCCGAGAGTCTCCAAAGCTGTGGTGGCCAGATTTTGCCACCAGCTGGATATTTCCAGGCCGTATACGAGGCAGTACGCTCCGCCGGTGGCGTTTGCATCGCCGATGAAGTCCAGGTGGGATTCGGACGCGTGGGCAGCCACTACTGGGCCTTTGAGACCCAGAACGTCATCCCCGACATCGTGTGCGTGGCTAAGCCCATGGGCAATGGTCATCCGGTGGGTGCAGTGGTCACCACCCCGGAAATCGCCAAGGCTTTCCATGCCACCGGAGTGGCCTACTTCAATACCTATGGCGGCAATCCGGTGTCTTGTGCGATTGCCAATGCCGTGATGCGTGTCATCGATCAGGAGGGTCTGCAGCAGAATGCTCTGGTCTTGGGAGATTATCTCTTGGAGGAGTGCAATCGGCTGAAGCAGGACTTTGAATGCATCGGTGATGTTCGCGGCGCAGGACTCTTTGTGGGCATCGAGCTGGTTCAGTCGCGGGAGGAGCGGATTCCGGACAAGAAGGCCGCCCACTGGGTGGTTAACCGGATGAAGCAGCTCCACCGGGTGCTCGTCTCCTCCGACGGTCCCAACGACAACGTGATCAAGCTAAAGCCTCCGATGTGCTTCAGCCGGGAGAATGCCGATGAGTTCCTCCTGGCCTTCAGGGAGTGCCTGACCGCCGTGATGCAGGATCGACTGACCAGTGCCGCCTCCGCTGCCATGGCTGCCACCAGTGGCGTCATCGCCACCGCCGCCGAAACGCTGGCCAACAAGACGAAACTCTTCGAGCGACAAGATCGCCTCATCAAGTCCGTCTGA